The genomic window TTGATGTCATTTGAATGGTCTATGTTCTTTATTACAGTATAGGGGAGGCTCCTACAGAATGAGGATTTACGAGAGGCCTGACTTTGGGggacagatgatggaattcaTGGAAGACTGTCCCTCTGTCTACGATCGTTTCCGTTACCGTGACATTCACTCCTGCCAAGTGATGGACGGTTACTGGATCTTCTATGAACAGCCCAACTACAGAGGCCGACAGTACTTCATGAGACCCGGTGAATACAGGAGATACAGTGACTGGGGCGGCTACAACTCAACTATCGGATCTTTCAGACGCATGAGAGATTTCTAGATTGTTAGTTGAAAACTAGTTTTCCTCATGTTGAAATATTCTGAAACATAATAAAGATGCTATCAGCAGAACCAGTGTTTCTTTGGATTGCGTTATTTGTGCCTCTGTCACTCCAGATGTTTTATAATCTTGAGATTACAATGACTATTGAAAGATAAGTATCTCCCATAAGTTTGAAAATGAGAATGTACATAGCAACAT from Mustelus asterias chromosome 14, sMusAst1.hap1.1, whole genome shotgun sequence includes these protein-coding regions:
- the LOC144503825 gene encoding gamma-crystallin S-1 isoform X2, producing MGKIIFYEDRNFQGRHYECSSDCADLSPYFSRCNSIRVESDWWVVYEKPNYMGYQYVLTRGEYPDYQRWMGFNDCIRSCRSYPHYRGGSYRMRIYERPDFGGQMMEFMEDCPSVYDRFRYRDIHSCQVMDGYWIFYEQPNYRGRQYFMRPGEYRRYSDWGGYNSTIGSFRRMRDF
- the LOC144503825 gene encoding gamma-crystallin S-1 isoform X1, producing the protein MSLSSKIIFYEDRNFQGRHYECSSDCADLSPYFSRCNSIRVESDWWVVYEKPNYMGYQYVLTRGEYPDYQRWMGFNDCIRSCRSYPHYRGGSYRMRIYERPDFGGQMMEFMEDCPSVYDRFRYRDIHSCQVMDGYWIFYEQPNYRGRQYFMRPGEYRRYSDWGGYNSTIGSFRRMRDF